The DNA segment GGCCTCCTCTCAGTCAGGACAGGGACCCTGACTTGCTGAACCCCCAGGAACAGCCCCCACATGCATGCTTTTCCCCTCCTAAGTGTGTCGGCAGGCCTGCCTCTTCCTGTGTTAACCCCAACTCACAAAACACCAGCAGAGCCACGCAGGCGGCAGGCTGCCGACACCTCACGGAGGCCAGGCTGGAGCGGGTTTTGTTGAAAAACTGCTGAGGGGAGGTTTGCTTTGCTTCTCAGCGCTCCACATGAGGGGGCTGCAGGCTAGTGTGCATGGGTCTGCTTTCGCCTGTGTGTGGCTGAGGGGTTGGTGGTTTCAGAGCCTCGGCACAGGCAGGAGCAGGTGCTAAGCTGCCTTGGCCGCGGCCCTGGGTGGCTGGTGGGTGAGGTTTGAGGTTTGAGGTTTGAGTGTGGGATGTGAGGCAGGGGGCAGCGAGGCGCTGGGGTCGGATGGCCAAGGAGGCCGCAGAGCAGAGTGCGAGGGACGGCCGTGGGGCCTCTTTCTCCCGCACTCACACACACTTCTTTCCCCCCTGCAGGCTCCAGTGCAGTCACTGTCCGGGGACCTGGGACTCGGCCCACATGCACGTCCTCTTCCACCTGTGGTGGGACAGGGCCAGCCGCCGGGGGCTGGTGAAGATGCGCATCTGGGGCCAGCGGTGCAGGCTGTGCCCTGCGCCCGGGGACTGCCAGGTGAGGCCCCCGGGCGAGCAGCCCTTCCTcagcaggctggtcttgcacaTCCTGCAGGACTGCTACGGGGATGGCCTCGGCCCAGCCCGGCACCCCAGGGAGGCCTATGAGGGCTGCTGTGAGGCCTGTGAGCTGGGGGTCTGCTTCCTCCAGAAGGCCCCAGACCCTGCCTGGAGCGCCAACACCACAAAAGGCAACTTCCCCGCCACGGCCTGGGATGGCAGTGGCGCCGTCTCCAGGGGCAAACCGCTGCCCACCCCTGGCGACGACCTCGGTGAGGGTGGCGGTGTCATCGCCATCCCCTTCTCCCTTGTGGGCACCAGCAATGACCAGGTGCCTGCCGCTGAGGGCCCTGCCACCCCTGCAGGGGCCTCTCTCCCTGTGACCGGCAGCCTTGGGGCCCTGCTCATCGGCCGGGGTTCCATCTACCTGTCTGGGGATTCTGTGGCCGTGCCTGGGGGCAAAGGCTTCCCGGTGGCCATTGGAGACCCCCTCCTCCACGGCCCCAGCCTCCTCGGCAGCAGCATCCAGACCTTCCAGCTCAAAGGCTTCCTCTTCAAGGGCCGGGGCTCCCTCTGCAGCCCCGTTTGCGTGGCCCAGGGCTGGGGCCCCATCTCCCTCAACAATGGCCTCGTCCCTGCGGGGAGACACACGCCCACAGTGTTCTACTGTGTGGGCCTCTCGGCCAGCGGGGAGGGCTCCCtcaccttcccctcctccctcaccaGCATCTTCACCAACACCCTCTCAGAGGCCACCGATGGCCCTGTGGCCACTAAAGAGGCCTCCATCACCTTCCCCTTCATCTTTACTGATGTCAAGGATGCTGTTGCTGAGGTGGCTGAAGGCAACGGGAAGGAAGGAGGCAGCCAGGGCCTCGCCCTTGCGGGTCACGACCCCCTGCCAGAGACCAGTGCTGGTGACCTCCCCTCCCAGGTCAAGGGCTCCCTTGCACCCTCCTTCCCTGTTGATGTCCAAGGCACAGATTCCTTTACTGACATCACTgaaggcaaggagaaggaagGTGGCCTGGTCACCGCGGGTCACGACGCCCCTCTGGGGGCCAATGCCGAGGGCCCCATCACGGTTAGTGAGGGCTCCATCACCATCCCCTTCTCAGTCTTCGATGTCATAAAGCGCGAGGGCGGTGGCCACGTTGCCTACGGCCCCCAGGGCAATGGCTGCGTCTCCCAAGGCTATTACCAGAAGAGGCGGCTGAGGTCCAGGTTCCACAAGGCCCGCTGTGGGTGCCGCCGGGAGGAAGACGAGCGCCCTGGCCGCGCCTGCCGCAGGCTGCACGCCGAGCCCTCCGAGGACTTCTGGATCTGGGTGTCCATGACCGTGTGCGTCTTCTGGCTGATGTGCATGTGTCGGCTGAACCCCGGGATCTACCCGCAGCAAGTGTGACACCCCGAAGTTCAGGCAACCCTCGCCTCTGAGATCCCGCCTCGCCTCTGGGACCCCGCCTCGCCTCCGAGACACCCCCCCAACCCCGCCTTTGAGACGCCCGCCCCGCCTCCGAGACCCTGCCCCCGCCTCCGAGACCCCGCCCCCGCTTCTGAGACCCCACCCCGCCTCCGAGACCCCGCCCCCCGCCTCCGAGGCCCCGCCCCCGCCACCGAGACCCCGCCTCACCTCTGAGACCCCACCCCGCCTCCGAGACCCCGCCCCCGCCAGCAGCCCAGTCCCTCCTGTCTCTTTCCCCTGGTGGTTTTGTGGGTCTGCCCTGAGCTGTTCCTGTGTGCTCCAGCCTCTTCCTGTGTGTGTAACTCCAATAAAACCAAGCAAAGCCAGCCACGCAGCCCTCCACCCAGGGGAGGTTTCCAGGCCAGAGAAACCTGGGCCGGTCCTTCTGTCCCTCCAACCTGCAGGGGCCCCTCACGCCCACCGCTTCTTCCCCTGGGGAGAGCTCCCTCTTGGGGATTCCGAATTCCTGGCCATGTGTGGCTCCTGGGATAGGACAGGAAGCTTTGGCTCAGGCTCCGTGTCAGGTGCAAATTAACCTCCCTCCTGTGTGGACCCAGGGGGCTTGTGGAAGAGGCCACTTACCTCTCTCCAGGAAAGACTCAGGCCCCCGCTGACACTGGCCTGTCatgccctccctcttccctccagcCTCAGTGTAGCCTCGGGAGGGATCTTGGCACCTCTCATCCAGAGGGTGGGGGGCCACGGTGGGGCTCTGAGCCTGTCTGGGTTTGAGAAATTCTATCCATTGCTGACGACAGAAAACTCTCCTGTTACTCAAAGCCACACActggattttcattttaaaagagccCTGTTTCCATTTCCTAGGGGCAGGGGTGTTGGGATACCTGGCTGTCCCAGCCAGGTGGGGGCCTGAGAGTGGCAGTGTCTGGGTCCGACTGTCCGGCCTCTCAGGCAGGGTCAGCCCTGAGGGTCCTGGGAGGTTGGGAACTGCCTGGGGAGACCCTGGGGTCTGCGACTGGGGAAGCCCTGCCCTGTAGAAAGGGGAAGCCACGTCCAGGGCCCCTGGTGGGGAGGGGTCCAGCCCGGAGATTCTGcctgccaggctggcctggaccGCTGGGGTGTGCGGGGGAGGCGTGGCGGGGGGGTTCTCCCACACAGCTGTGGTGGGCTCGGATGCAGGTGGTGCGGGGGCTTCAAGGGGAAGCAGCAGAACCTCTGGTTCCAACCCAGCACCCTCTGCTTACGGGGCATG comes from the Symphalangus syndactylus isolate Jambi chromosome 8, NHGRI_mSymSyn1-v2.1_pri, whole genome shotgun sequence genome and includes:
- the RTP5 gene encoding receptor-transporting protein 5 isoform X1; this encodes MDRAGADMWASTFTLAMAERKPQDVWVLLPEHSLVPGCLDGGGVQYLLVGLSRLQCSHCPGTWDSAHMHVLFHLWWDRASRRGLVKMRIWGQRCRLCPAPGDCQVRPPGEQPFLSRLVLHILQDCYGDGLGPARHPREAYEGCCEACELGVCFLQKAPDPAWSANTTKGNFPATAWDGSGAVSRGKPLPTPGDDLGEGGGVIAIPFSLVGTSNDQVPAAEGPATPAGASLPVTGSLGALLIGRGSIYLSGDSVAVPGGKGFPVAIGDPLLHGPSLLGSSIQTFQLKGFLFKGRGSLCSPVCVAQGWGPISLNNGLVPAGRHTPTVFYCVGLSASGEGSLTFPSSLTSIFTNTLSEATDGPVATKEASITFPFIFTDVKDAVAEVAEGNGKEGGSQGLALAGHDPLPETSAGDLPSQVKGSLAPSFPVDVQGTDSFTDITEGKEKEGGLVTAGHDAPLGANAEGPITVSEGSITIPFSVFDVIKREGGGHVAYGPQGNGCVSQGYYQKRRLRSRFHKARCGCRREEDERPGRACRRLHAEPSEDFWIWVSMTVCVFWLMCMCRLNPGIYPQQV
- the RTP5 gene encoding receptor-transporting protein 5 isoform X2 gives rise to the protein MHVLFHLWWDRASRRGLVKMRIWGQRCRLCPAPGDCQVRPPGEQPFLSRLVLHILQDCYGDGLGPARHPREAYEGCCEACELGVCFLQKAPDPAWSANTTKGNFPATAWDGSGAVSRGKPLPTPGDDLGEGGGVIAIPFSLVGTSNDQVPAAEGPATPAGASLPVTGSLGALLIGRGSIYLSGDSVAVPGGKGFPVAIGDPLLHGPSLLGSSIQTFQLKGFLFKGRGSLCSPVCVAQGWGPISLNNGLVPAGRHTPTVFYCVGLSASGEGSLTFPSSLTSIFTNTLSEATDGPVATKEASITFPFIFTDVKDAVAEVAEGNGKEGGSQGLALAGHDPLPETSAGDLPSQVKGSLAPSFPVDVQGTDSFTDITEGKEKEGGLVTAGHDAPLGANAEGPITVSEGSITIPFSVFDVIKREGGGHVAYGPQGNGCVSQGYYQKRRLRSRFHKARCGCRREEDERPGRACRRLHAEPSEDFWIWVSMTVCVFWLMCMCRLNPGIYPQQV